A part of Arachis hypogaea cultivar Tifrunner chromosome 12, arahy.Tifrunner.gnm2.J5K5, whole genome shotgun sequence genomic DNA contains:
- the LOC112727783 gene encoding hsp70 nucleotide exchange factor FES1, translated as MAKEGPNWDGLLKWSIANSDGTRPTRNLSEEDRRWFMEAMQAQTIDVVKRMKEITLVMQTPEQVLESQGVTPADIEDLLDELQEHVESIDMANDLHSIGGLVPLLGYLKNSHPNIRAKAADVVTTIVQNNPRSQQLVMEANGFEPLISNFTSDPDVNVRTQALGAISSLIRHNKSGIAAFRLANGYAALKDALTSENVRFQRKALNLIHYLLNENTSDCSIANELGFPRILMHLASSEDSDVREAALRGLLELTRDKKEVKNEASTEDDEKMKQLLQERINGISLMSAEDLGAAREERQLVDSLWSTCFNEPSSLREKGLLVLPGEDNAAAPPDVASKFFEPPLRSSSANPNSKRESKSEKKEAPLLIGPGPPPRNSDNQGS; from the exons ATGGCAAAAGAAGGACCTAACTGGGATGGATTACTCAAATGGAGCATTGCTAACTCCGATGGAACTCGCCCCACTCGCAATTTAAG TGAAGAGGATCGGAGATGGTTTATGGAAGCGATGCAAGCACAGACCATTGATGTTGTAAAACGTATGAAAGAGATTACCCTTGTAATGCAGACTCCAGAGCAAGTCTTGGAATCTCAGGGTGTTACCCCTGCAGACATTGAAG atTTGTTAGATGAGTTGCAAGAGCATGTTGAGTCGATTGATATGGCCAATG ATCTCCATTCAATTGGTGGGTTGGTTCCGCTTCTTGGTTACCTCAAGAACTCCCATCCCAATATTCGTGCAAAGGCTGCTGATGTTGTAACCACAATAGTCCAGAATAATCCTCGTAGTCAGCAACTTGTTATGGAAGCAAATGGCTTTGAACCTCTTATTTCCAATTTCACTTCAGATCCTGATGTGAATGTTAGGACTCAGGCACTTGGAGCAATCTCTT CACTGATTCGGCACAACAAATCTGGCATAGCTGCCTTTCGTCTTGCAAATGGTTATGCAGCCTTAAAAGATGCTCTAACTTCTGAAAATGTGAGGTTTCAAAG GAAGGCTCTCAACTTGATCCATTACCTTTTGAATGAGAATACTTCAGATTGCAGCATTGCAAATGAGCTAGGATTTCCACGGATACTGATGCACCTTGCCTCTAGTGAAGATTCAGATGTCCGAGAAGCGGCCCTCCGCGGACTTCTTGAGCTTACTCGTGacaaaaaagaagttaaaaatgaAGCTTCCACAGAAGACGATGAGAAAATGAAGCAACTTCTTCAAGAACGAATAAATGGAATCAGTTTAATGTCAGCTGAAGACCTTGGGGCGGCCAGGGAGGAGAGGCAGCTTGTGGACTCCCTCTGGAGCACTTGCTTCAACGAGCCGTCATCTCTTCGAGAAAAGGGTCTTCTAGTTTTGCCTGGAGAAGATAATGCAGCTGCCCCTCCTGATGTCGCCAGCAAATTTTTCGAGCCACCCCTTCGATCTTCGTCCGCAAACCCCAATTCCAAGAGAGAATCCAAAAGTGAAAAGAAGGAGGCTCCTTTGCTTATAGGGCCAGGGCCGCCTCCTCGGAACAGCGACAATCAAGGTAGTTAG